In Novosphingobium sp., the genomic window AAGCACGGGTGTATGACCGCACTTGCACTATCGTTTTATGGCAATCCCTGGTTGCAAGCATATCGGCATGTTGCGTTGCGTCAAGCGGCCCCTGCGTGTCCCAGAACTGACATATAGGTAAATATTCTGGATTGGCGCCAATTCCTTTTGGCTCGCCTTGTGCTTCGCGCGGGGGTTGCTACACGTGGGGTAATGAGCGTGGTTTTCTCCCGCCGAGCCTATGCAGGAGCCGAAAGCCAGCCAATGCCCCGCGCGATCGCCTATGATCTGACGCGCCTGTTTCTTGGGCCACTCAGCCTGTCGCCGCGCGGGATTGACCGGGTGGATGTGGCTCTGGCCAATCATTTCTTTTCCGTCGATAAAATTTCCAGCATCGGAATTTTACCCACGCCCTGGGGCGTGCGCGGTTTCAGCGCGGCCATGGTGCGGCGCGGGCTGGAGCACTTGCAGGACCTGTGGGCCGAGCGGATCGACGAGGCGCATGATCCGCGCTGGGAGGGGCTGGTGGCGGAGCTCTGCGGGCAGGGCGGCACGCTTGCGGCCCCCGCGCGCCGCAAGCCCTTGGGCACGGGCGCCAAAATGCAGCGGATGTGGGCTCATCTGCGGCGAACGGGCGTGGCTTTGGGGCAATCTGTGGCGGCTTTGCCGCAGGGGGCGGTTTACCTCAACATTGGCCAGATCGGTTTGGCGGTGCCCGCGTTTCACCGCTGGCTCTCGCGCCGACCGGACGTCACCGCCGCCTTCATGCTGCACGATACAATCCCGCTGGAATACCCCCATTTCGTCTCCCCCCCGGCGGTGAAGCACCATGAACAGATGGTGCGCACGGCGGTTGATCATGCCGATCTGGTTATCACCACCACCTGCCACGCGCGCGAGACCATCGCGGCCTGCATGGCACAGATGGGCCGGGGTGATGTGCCCATTCATGTGCGCGGCCTGCCCCTACCCGCCGCTCTGAGCGTAGCGCGCGGGGCGGACACGGCACTGGCCGGGCGGCATTATTTCCTCACCTGTTCCACGGTGGAGCCGCGTAAGAACCACGCTTTGCTGATCCAGGTGTGGCGGCGGATCGTGGCGCGGATGGGCGAAGGGGCGCCGCATCTGGTCATCGTGGGCGCGGCCGGGCGCCATGCCGAGGCGATTTTGGGCGAGATTGCCAGCGATCCGGCTTTGGCGCGCCATGTTCACCACATTTCGGGCCTCTCCAGCCCAGCGCTGGCGCGGCTCACGCTGGGTGCTGCGGCTATGCTGTGCCCCAGCCATACCGAG contains:
- a CDS encoding glycosyltransferase, with product MPRAIAYDLTRLFLGPLSLSPRGIDRVDVALANHFFSVDKISSIGILPTPWGVRGFSAAMVRRGLEHLQDLWAERIDEAHDPRWEGLVAELCGQGGTLAAPARRKPLGTGAKMQRMWAHLRRTGVALGQSVAALPQGAVYLNIGQIGLAVPAFHRWLSRRPDVTAAFMLHDTIPLEYPHFVSPPAVKHHEQMVRTAVDHADLVITTTCHARETIAACMAQMGRGDVPIHVRGLPLPAALSVARGADTALAGRHYFLTCSTVEPRKNHALLIQVWRRIVARMGEGAPHLVIVGAAGRHAEAILGEIASDPALARHVHHISGLSSPALARLTLGAAAMLCPSHTEGFGLSVLEGNALGVPTIASDIAAHREIATGDTQLLAPNDRDGWERAILAQGPGPLRRTPPIPDALGEAAYCRDIETALQQFAQSRTPR